Sequence from the Rhea pennata isolate bPtePen1 chromosome 16, bPtePen1.pri, whole genome shotgun sequence genome:
ATGGCCAATCTGGCTATGGAACAATTTTACAAATACTTAAGCTACAAATTAAGAGCGCATTTGAGAGCTGTGCTGTCAAGCTAGCTGTCATCTTAGCTGCAGCATCACCAGTATATGAGCTTATTTTATAACTGAACCCCACAAATCCCACCCAGCAACCTGCATTTGAAGTGGGGGTCTGTGAAGATTACTGACCGTCCACTGAAATTTGCCAGAACCAAGTTAGCCTGTATGTATTTTAGGACATGGGATCATATGTCTGCTGCAAGGCTTGATTCAGAAACGATGGATGGCAAAGCAccagctgctttcttcttcaaCTCGAAGCGGAACACGGTGCGTTCACTCTGCTTCTGGCCCAGCAAACGGGCAAGGCTCACTGCAGTTTGTCCCTCGTGATCTGGGTCAAAAGCTTGTGCCCCATAGCTAAGCAACAGTTCAATACAGGCACAGTGGCCCATGACAGCAGCAACGTGAAGAGCAGTTCTTCCCAGAGGggttttaaaatgcaaatctgCACCTGCAGAAAGCACACGGAGTCCGAGTTTGACAAGGCATATGACAAGGAAGATATGCCACCTGCAGGCCAGAatttacttcactttttttgcTGAAGGCAGCTGGCTTTAGTCACAGTCTAATCACTGGAATTAACAATTCTATCTACTGAACAAATACTCCTACCTTCAGGCAGATATGGCTAACGTACAACAATTTGATGTTCTTTGTTCTGTTCAGGGGACCTCTACCTGCTTTGTCCTAGCTGGGCACCACCATTGCTTCTGCACTGAGAGTTGTCACTTATTGAGAGACAATAATGCCATCCTTTAAACAAGGTTCCTCATGGATACTGACAGATTCAAGAACTTGGATTGAAGAGAACGCTATTCAACAAAgtgcttccccccaccccagcaatcattttttaatcactgaaaatGATAACAAATACTTGCCCTTTCATTCAGGACATTCAAGTGACCTGAACTGACCTAAAGGACTGTCTACTGTGCAAATGCAAGTATCTAGGGAAACTACGTTTATTCAGTTGCAAAGCAACTAAAAATGCAAAGGCCAGAGCCCTGAAACTAACACTTGCAACTCTTATTGCATCTCAGTGACTGATAAAAGCATTGGCATAGGACTGATAAAAAGTTAAGCTTTTCTAGGTCCTGAGAAAATAGCAATAAATGACATTTGCAGAATGGAAGTCAGAATCAGAAATCATGTTTCCTGTATGAGTTTCCTGCTTTCACACTGAAAGCCAATATAGTTAGAGCAAGGgcagtttttactgttttcaagGACTGATGTGCTGCATATGTTCTCCACCTCAAAgacaaaatatgcaaaacaatTTGGGTAAAATTTTATGATCGTGTTAAGCAGAAAGATACTCTGGTGTTTGGCACAGTTCTTTTCTTGTAACTATGTAAGAATATTACCATGTCTCAGGAGAAACTCAGCAGTTCTGACATGGCCCCTGTGGCTGGCAACAAACAGGGCCACAAAAGCTCGGTGTGCTACCCATTCCTTCCTCCGCTCTGGCCCCAGAAATTCTGCATATGGAGTGGTGCCTGCAAAGTCTTCTGTAACTCCCAGATGGGCTAGctgcaaaataaacagaaatcttttaatCTGTTTCTAAAGGCTAACTTGCTTCTTTCTAGATATCAACAAAGACATATATCTGTACCTAGGGGATGCTTGTACACTTCATAAATCACTCCGAGACTAGTCAAATAATTTGTACTTCTTTCCTATTCTCCTGTCTCACCTGGATTCTCTGCTAGCTGATGATATTTACTTATAGCCATCCCTTAGAGGGAGCATGAATATAGGTTTTCCTTTTGTATATAGGACTACAAAATCTTACAGGAACTTCATCTCTTTGTAATCCCTATTATTCTCATTATCAGGTCTGTTCCCAGCTGATTTAAAAGTTTTGGGGAAGAAGATCAAGACAAACAGTATGACCATGTTATCCCAGTTTCCTTATGAGCTAGGCTATTCAGGCGAGACTTTGGGGTTTAATTCCAGCCAGCACACAACTCACAAGCATTAGCAGCTCCAGGAAATATACTCCTATATTACCTTCAACCCCAGAAAGAGCTTCcttggtttaaaaacaaaaaaacaaacaaaaaaaccaaaaaacaaacaaacaaaaaaagcaaaaaaaacaaacataagcACCCACAATCCACATATCAGCTCTAAAGTGCTGCTCAGAGGCCTCCTGGGAACAATTTTCAGGTGCCTCATGGTGCTGTTCTTCACAAGAAATCAGTTCCAGATTTGACTACATCTTCCAGAATGCATCAGTTTCCAGTTTCCTCATATAGTAAGCAGAAGCCCATTATCAGAACAGctgcagaattatttctttgaaaagccaATTTTTAGTTGAAAATAAACAATGTCACAAGATTTGTGTGGAGTTTTTATAGCAAcacatcttttatttcaaacaacACTGTTGTCTTTGTGGTGCATCCGTTTCCTGCTCAACACAGAGTAGGAAGTTTTTTTTAGCATACAGAATTCAAAccatggtggggggggagagagaaagaaaaaaaaccattttGCCCAACAGCAAAATGCAAGCCATTTGTGGCACAAAGCAGAACAGCTGCTTACCAGTGAACTGCAACACTACACAACAGTTAACGATAGAAAGGGAAGAACCCTGCGGTATCCATTTGCAATGGTTGGGGAATGCGGAAGAACAGAATGCAATTAGCCAAGTTGGAACTTGGCCAGGGCAACAGAGATAATGGTTCTTTCTTTATAAAAGGTGCCAAAAGATATTTCATGACCACATCTGTTCAGGCCTGAAGGTTTGCAGTACAAATCAGTTACACAGAGTACCCTGTGTTTCTGCTGAGACAACATTTCAGTGCTAAATCATGAAAGCAGCATGCCCTCTATTGAAGCATCAGAAACTATGTCCcacaaaaatcaaagctttttcACTAATCAAACTTGACAGCATCACAAACTCAAGATGGTCCATCAACTAGCAGGTAAAGAGGAGAACTTGGGGAATGTCTCCTGCTCGCTGATTTTGGCAGTCAGCTGTTTTGAAGGAGTACAGATTCCCATTCTTACTTTGGAGTCAGCATGGTCAGTGGAGTACAAACCAAGAAACACAGTTTCTGCCTCTGATTCACATAGTATTAGCCAAGTCTCTTAGCCTCACTGTAATGcctgagaacaaaaaaaacctcatctTTTAACTAAAGGACCAAGTATcttttgttcagaaaacatATTATGAAAGCAAAATGGCAGTCAACTGGAGTAAGAAAATCTAACTTCTTTTCATAAACTAGGATAAGCAGGGGGCAAGAAAAGCAGTCTGTAAATATACCATCAGAAGTGCTACAAAGCtacacaacagagaaaagaaaaaacttgcaCTCCAACTGTATGTGCTGTTTGCCTATAGTAGCAAAATGTCTTACTTCTAAACCAAACTGTATTAAGGATTGACTCCTCCTTCAGTCTTACCTTGACTCCCATCCTCAGATTATCAGTTGCTTTTAAATCTcaattttcagaattaaactGTTGCAAGGACCACAACCAattcatataatttttataataaGACTCCCCCATTAAAGACTTCCCCACTACTTGCTCTataaaaacttgttttataaaagcatttagACCTTCAATAATATACTTTTAGCATTTCCACATATAGTACCCTCCTGTTCACAGAAGTAACAGGATCTACCTTCACAGTCTCTCCTTTTGCAGCAGCTGCTACAAGACGTCCCCAGCCATCTTGTCGCCAGATGCACATTGTAA
This genomic interval carries:
- the ANKRD60 gene encoding ankyrin repeat domain-containing protein 60; its protein translation is MMTNTEGRFITMSFLPPRTFSVQLCIAETNEIFSLPQCQNDLTLKKLKPHLELLTGIPINFQRLQYLDEVDLLDDSTFKDNEIVPGGTITMCIWRQDGWGRLVAAAAKGETVKLAHLGVTEDFAGTTPYAEFLGPERRKEWVAHRAFVALFVASHRGHVRTAEFLLRHGADLHFKTPLGRTALHVAAVMGHCACIELLLSYGAQAFDPDHEGQTAVSLARLLGQKQSERTVFRFELKKKAAGALPSIVSESSLAADI